In Arvicola amphibius chromosome 1, mArvAmp1.2, whole genome shotgun sequence, one DNA window encodes the following:
- the Septin1 gene encoding septin-1 isoform X1: MDKEYVGFAALPNQLHRKSVKKGFDFTLMVAGESGLGKSTLINSLFLTNLYEDRQVPDASARTTQTLTIERRGVEIEEGGIKVKLTLVDTPGFGDSVDCSDCWLPVVRFIEEQFEQYLRDESGLNRKNIQDSRVHCCLYFISPFGRGLRPLDVAFLRAVHEKVNVIPVIGKADALMPRETQVLKQKIRDQLKEEEINIYQFPECDSDEDEEFKKQNEEMKGSIPFAVVGSCEVVRDGGTRPVRGRRYSWGTVEVENPHHCDFLNLRRMLVQTHLQDLKEVTHDLLYEGYRARCLQSLARPGARDRTSRSKLSRQSATEIPLPILPLADTEKLIREKDEELRRMQEMLEKMQAQMQQSQAQGEQSDSL; this comes from the exons ATG GACAAGGAATATGTGGGTTTTGCTGCCCTCCCCAACCAGCTGCACCGCAAGTCTGTCAAGAAGGGGTTTGACTTCACACTCATGGTGGCAG GCGAGTCAGGCCTCGGGAAATCCACCCTCATCAACAGCTTGTTCCTCACCAACCTATACGAAGATCGGCAGGTGCCCGATGCCAGTG CACGAACCACACAAACTCTGACCATCGAACGCCGGGGCGTGGAGATCGAGGAGGGAGGCATCAAGGTGAAGCTGACCTTGGTGGACACTCCTGGCTTTGGGGACTCTGTGGACTGCTCAGACTG CTGGCTGCCAGTGGTCAGATTCATTGAGGAGCAGTTTGAGCAATACCTCAGGGACGAGAGTGGCCTCAACAGGAAAAACATCCAGGACTCCAGAGTCCACTGCTGCCTCTACTTCATCTCACCCTTCGGCAGAGG GCTCCGCCCCCTGGATGTGGCTTTCCTCCGGGCAGTGCACGAGAAGGTCAATGTTATCCCCGTCATTGGCAAAGCGGATGCCCTGATGCCTAGggaaactcaggttctcaagcaGAAG ATCCGGGACCAGTTGAAGGAGGAGGAGATCAACATCTACCAGTTCCCAGAATGTGACTCTGATGAGGATGAAGAATTCAAGAAGCAGAACGAAGAGATGAAG GGAAGCATCCCTTTCGCGGTGGTTGGTTCCTGTGAAGTGGTGAGGGATGGCGGAACCCGACCAGTGAGAGGACGTCGCTACTCCTGGGGTACCGTGGAGG TGGAGAACCCGCATCACTGCGATTTCCTAAACCTGAGGCGGATGCTGGTACAGACCCACCTTCAGGACTTGAAAGAGGTGACCCACGATCTGCTCTACGAGGGCTATCGGGCTCGCTGCCTACAGAGTCTGGCTCGACCTGGGGCCCGGGATCGAACCAGTCGCAG CAAGCTTTCGCGGCAGAGTGCCACAGAGATCCCACTGCCCATACTGCCGCTAGCCGACACTGAGAAGTTGATTCGCGAGAAAGACGAAGAG CTGCGCCGCATGCAAGAAATGCTGGAGAAGATGCAAGCTCAGATGCAGCAGAGCCAGGCTCAGGGCGAGCAATCAGACTCTCTGTGA
- the Septin1 gene encoding septin-1 isoform X2, translating to MVAGESGLGKSTLINSLFLTNLYEDRQVPDASARTTQTLTIERRGVEIEEGGIKVKLTLVDTPGFGDSVDCSDCWLPVVRFIEEQFEQYLRDESGLNRKNIQDSRVHCCLYFISPFGRGLRPLDVAFLRAVHEKVNVIPVIGKADALMPRETQVLKQKIRDQLKEEEINIYQFPECDSDEDEEFKKQNEEMKGSIPFAVVGSCEVVRDGGTRPVRGRRYSWGTVEVENPHHCDFLNLRRMLVQTHLQDLKEVTHDLLYEGYRARCLQSLARPGARDRTSRSKLSRQSATEIPLPILPLADTEKLIREKDEELRRMQEMLEKMQAQMQQSQAQGEQSDSL from the exons ATGGTGGCAG GCGAGTCAGGCCTCGGGAAATCCACCCTCATCAACAGCTTGTTCCTCACCAACCTATACGAAGATCGGCAGGTGCCCGATGCCAGTG CACGAACCACACAAACTCTGACCATCGAACGCCGGGGCGTGGAGATCGAGGAGGGAGGCATCAAGGTGAAGCTGACCTTGGTGGACACTCCTGGCTTTGGGGACTCTGTGGACTGCTCAGACTG CTGGCTGCCAGTGGTCAGATTCATTGAGGAGCAGTTTGAGCAATACCTCAGGGACGAGAGTGGCCTCAACAGGAAAAACATCCAGGACTCCAGAGTCCACTGCTGCCTCTACTTCATCTCACCCTTCGGCAGAGG GCTCCGCCCCCTGGATGTGGCTTTCCTCCGGGCAGTGCACGAGAAGGTCAATGTTATCCCCGTCATTGGCAAAGCGGATGCCCTGATGCCTAGggaaactcaggttctcaagcaGAAG ATCCGGGACCAGTTGAAGGAGGAGGAGATCAACATCTACCAGTTCCCAGAATGTGACTCTGATGAGGATGAAGAATTCAAGAAGCAGAACGAAGAGATGAAG GGAAGCATCCCTTTCGCGGTGGTTGGTTCCTGTGAAGTGGTGAGGGATGGCGGAACCCGACCAGTGAGAGGACGTCGCTACTCCTGGGGTACCGTGGAGG TGGAGAACCCGCATCACTGCGATTTCCTAAACCTGAGGCGGATGCTGGTACAGACCCACCTTCAGGACTTGAAAGAGGTGACCCACGATCTGCTCTACGAGGGCTATCGGGCTCGCTGCCTACAGAGTCTGGCTCGACCTGGGGCCCGGGATCGAACCAGTCGCAG CAAGCTTTCGCGGCAGAGTGCCACAGAGATCCCACTGCCCATACTGCCGCTAGCCGACACTGAGAAGTTGATTCGCGAGAAAGACGAAGAG CTGCGCCGCATGCAAGAAATGCTGGAGAAGATGCAAGCTCAGATGCAGCAGAGCCAGGCTCAGGGCGAGCAATCAGACTCTCTGTGA